In the Arthrobacter zhaoxinii genome, one interval contains:
- a CDS encoding shikimate dehydrogenase family protein, which produces MVPRRAAVLGHPIGHSKSPLLHRAAYAHLGFECSYEAIDVREAEAAEFVASLRGQAGWTGLSVTMPLKAVMVTQMDEVRPLVQALGVLNTVTFSRTDSGPRLTGHNTDVPGIVGALRHAGTRRRPRAVVLGAGGTACAAVAALAELDADGVDVCARRFPEAAAGRAGVREAGLATGVTVRPRPWEEAAAACSAADVVICTLPPHGADGLAEEISAVRPDAVLLDAAYDPWPSRLASAWSGLGGTVAPGIEMLLYQAVEQVKLFTADAFSDEPGVINAMCDAVGIPRR; this is translated from the coding sequence GTGGTTCCACGGCGGGCAGCCGTCCTGGGTCACCCGATCGGCCATTCCAAGTCACCCCTGCTGCACCGGGCGGCCTACGCCCACCTGGGGTTCGAGTGCAGCTATGAGGCCATCGATGTCCGCGAAGCGGAAGCCGCAGAGTTTGTGGCCTCCCTTCGCGGACAGGCCGGCTGGACCGGCCTGTCCGTCACCATGCCGCTGAAGGCCGTTATGGTGACGCAGATGGACGAGGTCCGGCCGCTGGTGCAGGCACTCGGAGTGCTGAACACCGTGACCTTCAGCCGTACGGACTCCGGCCCGCGGCTGACCGGGCACAACACCGATGTGCCCGGCATAGTCGGAGCCCTGCGGCACGCCGGAACCCGGCGCCGGCCACGCGCCGTCGTGCTCGGCGCCGGCGGAACCGCGTGTGCGGCCGTTGCGGCCCTGGCAGAGCTGGACGCGGACGGCGTCGACGTCTGCGCCCGGCGCTTTCCGGAAGCGGCAGCCGGCAGGGCAGGAGTCCGCGAAGCCGGCCTGGCTACCGGTGTCACGGTGCGCCCGCGCCCGTGGGAGGAGGCAGCGGCGGCCTGCTCGGCAGCCGACGTCGTGATCTGCACGCTGCCCCCGCACGGCGCCGACGGCCTGGCGGAGGAAATCTCCGCGGTACGCCCGGACGCCGTCCTCCTGGACGCAGCCTATGACCCCTGGCCGAGCCGCCTTGCCTCGGCCTGGTCCGGGCTCGGCGGAACGGTGGCCCCGGGCATCGAGATGCTGCTGTACCAGGCCGTGGAACAGGTCAAGCTGTTCACCGCGGATGCGTTCTCGGATGAACCCGGCGTCATAAACGCCATGTGTGACGCGGTGGGAATCCCGCGGCGCTGA
- the efp gene encoding elongation factor P codes for MATTNDIKNGTVLKLEGNLWSIIEFQHVKPGKGGAFVRTKMRNVTSGKVVDKTFNAGIKVETATVDRRDYQYLYQDGEDYVFMDTSDFDQLTVPGKIVGDNANFMMESMMVTIAIHEGSPLYIELPPSVTMEITYTEPGLQGDRSTGGTKPATIETGYEIQVPLFLEQGTKVKVDTRTGDYLGRVNE; via the coding sequence GTGGCGACGACCAACGACATCAAGAACGGCACCGTGCTGAAGCTTGAAGGCAACCTCTGGAGCATCATCGAGTTCCAGCACGTGAAGCCGGGCAAGGGTGGTGCGTTCGTCCGTACCAAGATGCGCAACGTGACTTCGGGCAAGGTAGTGGACAAGACGTTCAACGCCGGCATCAAGGTCGAGACCGCCACCGTGGACCGCCGCGACTACCAGTACCTGTACCAGGACGGCGAAGACTACGTCTTCATGGACACCTCCGACTTCGACCAGCTCACGGTCCCCGGCAAGATTGTCGGTGACAACGCGAACTTCATGATGGAGTCCATGATGGTCACCATCGCCATCCACGAAGGCTCGCCGCTCTACATCGAGCTGCCGCCGTCGGTCACCATGGAAATCACGTACACGGAGCCGGGCCTGCAGGGCGACCGCTCCACCGGCGGCACCAAGCCGGCCACCATCGAGACCGGCTACGAGATCCAGGTGCCCCTGTTCCTGGAACAGGGCACCAAGGTCAAGGTTGACACCCGCACCGGCGACTACCTGGGACGCGTTAACGAGTGA
- the nusB gene encoding transcription antitermination factor NusB, producing the protein MSARSKARTRALEVLFEAEQRSVSAFDAIRARREKTDQTINPYTMDLVEGVVAMQEQIDEFLSTYSQGWTLDRMPSVDRIILRLGTWELLYNDDVPDKVAISEAVELAKALSTDESPAFINGLLGRLQELKPSLLA; encoded by the coding sequence GTGAGCGCACGCAGTAAAGCACGGACCCGGGCACTGGAGGTCCTTTTCGAAGCCGAACAGCGTTCGGTTTCGGCCTTCGATGCCATCCGGGCCCGCCGCGAAAAGACCGACCAGACCATCAACCCCTACACCATGGACCTGGTGGAAGGCGTGGTTGCGATGCAGGAGCAGATTGACGAGTTCCTGAGCACGTATTCGCAGGGCTGGACGCTTGATCGCATGCCTTCGGTGGACCGCATCATCCTCCGCCTGGGCACGTGGGAACTCCTCTACAACGACGACGTTCCCGACAAAGTGGCCATCAGCGAAGCCGTGGAATTGGCGAAAGCGCTCTCCACGGACGAATCCCCGGCCTTCATCAACGGCCTGCTGGGCCGGCTCCAGGAACTGAAGCCGTCCCTCCTGGCGTAG
- the mltG gene encoding endolytic transglycosylase MltG: protein MSHRYPEYPPMAEPERQPGQSSGDLPVGQFFEESLELPSRRSQRPSLEKQRRRRRRTIVMITVLAVFAGVIFGLIMFLRDLLGMNEVQDYKGAGNGTVAFTVAEGDGPLLIGGKLESEDIVASSKKFIDTFSAQSDGREIQPGTYEMKYQMSSSAAVDALLGDGGSQVHYAAVARDLRQNEVFEVLNTSTRIPLSEFQALAADPQQFGLPEEAVSLEGYLHPGEYRFDVEKTATEIITEMVESTFTELEEAGITDPAEQYRILTKASIIQAEAGEADYGSVAGSIENRLGPDNKETNGLIQSDATVTYGLGRKSYELTPEEKADKSNPYNTYANPGLPVGPIGSPSREAIDAAANPDDVPYYYWVTVNLDTGETKFSSTLAEHAEYVEEYQNWCSTQKAGRCG, encoded by the coding sequence GTGAGCCACAGATATCCCGAGTACCCCCCGATGGCGGAGCCGGAGCGCCAGCCCGGGCAGTCCAGCGGGGACCTGCCCGTGGGCCAGTTCTTCGAGGAGTCCTTGGAGCTGCCCAGCCGCAGGAGCCAGCGGCCGAGCCTTGAAAAGCAGCGCCGGCGCCGGCGCCGCACCATCGTCATGATCACCGTGCTGGCCGTGTTTGCCGGGGTTATTTTCGGCCTCATCATGTTCCTGCGGGACCTTTTGGGTATGAACGAGGTCCAGGACTACAAGGGTGCCGGCAACGGTACCGTGGCCTTTACCGTCGCTGAGGGTGACGGCCCGCTGCTGATCGGCGGCAAGCTCGAGTCCGAAGACATCGTGGCCTCCTCCAAGAAGTTCATCGATACCTTCTCCGCGCAGTCCGACGGCCGGGAGATCCAGCCGGGCACGTATGAAATGAAGTATCAGATGTCCTCTTCGGCAGCGGTGGACGCCCTGCTGGGAGACGGGGGCAGTCAGGTGCATTACGCCGCCGTGGCCCGTGACCTGCGCCAGAACGAGGTCTTTGAAGTCCTCAACACCTCCACTCGGATTCCGCTCTCGGAGTTCCAGGCCCTGGCCGCAGATCCGCAGCAGTTCGGTCTGCCCGAGGAAGCCGTGAGCCTCGAGGGCTACCTGCACCCCGGCGAATACCGGTTCGATGTGGAGAAGACCGCCACCGAGATCATCACCGAGATGGTGGAGAGCACCTTCACCGAGCTCGAAGAGGCCGGCATTACCGATCCCGCCGAGCAGTACCGCATCCTGACCAAGGCCAGCATTATCCAGGCCGAAGCCGGGGAAGCGGACTACGGTTCCGTTGCCGGTTCCATCGAGAACCGTCTCGGCCCGGACAACAAGGAAACCAACGGGCTGATCCAGTCCGATGCAACGGTGACCTACGGGCTGGGGCGCAAGAGCTACGAACTCACTCCCGAGGAAAAGGCCGACAAGTCCAACCCGTACAACACGTACGCCAACCCCGGCCTGCCCGTCGGTCCGATCGGTTCCCCGAGCCGGGAGGCCATTGACGCGGCCGCCAACCCCGACGATGTCCCGTACTACTACTGGGTCACGGTCAACCTCGACACGGGCGAAACCAAGTTCTCCTCCACCCTGGCCGAGCACGCCGAGTACGTAGAGGAATACCAGAACTGGTGCAGCACCCAAAAAGCCGGGCGGTGCGGATAA
- the aroB gene encoding 3-dehydroquinate synthase, with protein MPSEPTIIPVTGANPADNYDVVVGHGLLGRLPDMLGERVRRVLVIHPRALRTTGDTVRDELAATGLTAVTAEIPDAEEGKHIQVASFCWQVLGQNDFTRSDAIVAVGGGAVTDVAGFVAATWLRGIKVVHIPTSLLGMVDAAVGGKTGINTAEGKNLVGAFHPPAGVLADLDALATLPKNELLSGMAEVIKCGFIADPAILDLVEANREAVADGGSAVVRELVERSIRVKADIVSSDLRESGRREFLNYGHTLGHSIELAERYQWRHGAAVSVGLVFAAELGRTVGRLDDATADRHKEILSSLGLPVTYRKDRWSALLDGMRRDKKSRGDLLRFVVLDGLAKPSMLEVPDTSLLFAAYQEIASEPQGGIRLSL; from the coding sequence ATGCCCTCCGAACCAACGATCATCCCGGTGACCGGCGCCAACCCCGCAGACAATTACGACGTCGTTGTCGGCCACGGCCTGCTCGGCCGGCTGCCGGACATGCTCGGTGAGCGCGTCCGCCGTGTCCTGGTCATCCATCCCCGCGCCCTGCGCACCACCGGCGACACCGTGCGCGATGAACTCGCCGCGACCGGCCTGACCGCCGTAACCGCCGAAATCCCGGATGCCGAAGAGGGCAAGCACATCCAGGTGGCGTCCTTCTGCTGGCAGGTCCTCGGCCAGAACGACTTCACCCGGTCCGATGCCATTGTGGCCGTGGGCGGCGGCGCCGTCACCGACGTGGCCGGCTTCGTTGCCGCCACCTGGCTGCGCGGCATCAAGGTGGTGCACATTCCGACCTCCCTGCTGGGTATGGTGGACGCCGCCGTGGGCGGCAAGACCGGCATCAACACCGCTGAGGGCAAGAACCTGGTGGGCGCCTTCCACCCCCCGGCCGGAGTCCTGGCGGATCTGGACGCGCTGGCCACCCTGCCGAAGAACGAACTGCTCAGCGGCATGGCCGAGGTCATCAAATGCGGTTTCATTGCCGACCCCGCCATCCTGGACCTGGTCGAAGCGAACCGTGAGGCAGTTGCCGACGGCGGGTCCGCCGTCGTCCGCGAACTGGTGGAACGTTCCATCCGGGTCAAAGCCGACATTGTCTCCTCCGACCTGCGGGAGTCCGGCCGCCGTGAATTCCTGAACTACGGGCACACGCTGGGCCATTCCATCGAGCTGGCGGAACGGTACCAGTGGCGCCACGGTGCCGCCGTGTCCGTGGGACTGGTCTTTGCCGCGGAGCTGGGCCGGACCGTCGGCCGCCTGGATGACGCCACGGCTGACCGGCACAAGGAGATCCTGTCCTCGCTGGGACTGCCGGTGACGTACCGGAAGGACCGCTGGTCCGCGCTGCTGGACGGCATGCGGCGGGACAAGAAGTCCCGGGGCGACCTGCTGCGCTTCGTGGTGCTGGACGGGCTGGCGAAACCGTCCATGCTCGAGGTGCCGGACACCTCGCTGCTGTTCGCTGCCTACCAGGAGATCGCCTCCGAGCCGCAGGGCGGAATCCGCCTCAGCCTGTAG
- the alaS gene encoding alanine--tRNA ligase has product MKSHEIARRWLDYFSDKGHTVVPSASLVSNDPSLLFTVAGMVPFIPYLTAREKAPYSRATSVQKCIRTADIEEVGKTARHGTFFQMAGNFSFGDYFKEEAITYAWDLLTSDVEKGGYGLDPQRLWVTVYEDGDERDDEARAIWRDKIGIPNERIVGTGKADNYWNTGQAGPGGPCSEIYYDRGAAYGQEGGPAVDETRYIEIWNLVFMQYQLSAVRSKTDFDVAGELPQKNIDTGLGLERLAMILQGVENMYETDQVRPVLDKAAELSGKTYTSAEDPSDPHHTDDVRMRVVGDHIRSALMLISDGVSPSNEGRGYVLRRLIRRAVRAMRLLGVETAVLPELLPVSRDAMKGTYPEVEADFARISRIAYAEEKAFLRTIASGTERLEEAVKVSKAAGSPLSGEEAFALHDTYGFPIDLTLEMAEEAGLKVDEAGFRSLMSEQRKRAQADARGKKHGHADMSVFNELLAAGQTEFTGYDELKSESKVRGIISGDSRVEYAGQGSEISLVLDSTPFYAEAGGQAADTGLITGDGFVLEVQDVQRPVKGLSVHKAIVREGEIAAGATVLAAVDAQRRHEAEQAHSGTHIVHAALHQILGPEALQRGSFNKAGYLRFDFSWGEGLSDAAKSEIEEVSNLAIRSNYQVETKIMSLSEAKALGATALFGEAYGDTVRVVEMNGDWSRELCGGTHVASTSRIGSLTLLGEQSVGSGNRRVEAFVGMDAFRHLAAERALVNELSEMLKVPSAQLPDRLAATLAKLKSTEKELDRLRREQLAASAAALVGTAVDVDGVRLLAHNAGEVGGADDLRTLALDLRSRLGSDAAAVAVAGVSNNRPVVIVATNEGARSAGVKAGALVKVAAGVLGGGGGGKDDVAQGGGSDAGRIADALTAIRQAVAGRA; this is encoded by the coding sequence ATGAAGTCCCACGAGATTGCACGCCGCTGGCTGGACTACTTCAGCGATAAGGGGCATACGGTGGTGCCTTCGGCGTCGCTCGTCTCCAACGATCCCTCGCTGCTGTTCACCGTGGCCGGCATGGTGCCGTTCATCCCCTACCTCACCGCCCGGGAAAAGGCTCCGTACAGCCGGGCAACCAGTGTGCAGAAGTGCATCCGCACCGCGGACATTGAAGAAGTGGGCAAGACCGCACGCCACGGCACCTTCTTCCAGATGGCCGGCAACTTCTCCTTCGGTGACTACTTCAAGGAAGAAGCGATCACCTATGCCTGGGACCTGCTGACCTCCGACGTGGAGAAGGGCGGCTACGGGCTGGACCCGCAGCGGCTCTGGGTCACCGTCTACGAAGACGGCGACGAGCGCGACGACGAAGCCCGCGCCATCTGGCGGGACAAGATCGGCATCCCGAACGAGCGCATCGTGGGAACCGGCAAGGCCGACAACTACTGGAATACCGGACAGGCCGGCCCCGGCGGCCCCTGCTCCGAGATCTACTACGACCGCGGCGCGGCGTACGGCCAGGAAGGCGGCCCGGCCGTCGACGAGACGCGCTACATCGAAATCTGGAACCTGGTCTTTATGCAGTACCAGCTCTCCGCCGTCCGCTCCAAGACGGACTTCGACGTTGCCGGCGAACTGCCGCAGAAGAACATCGACACCGGCCTTGGCCTGGAACGCCTCGCCATGATCCTGCAGGGCGTGGAGAACATGTACGAGACGGACCAGGTCCGTCCCGTGCTGGACAAGGCCGCCGAGCTCTCCGGCAAGACCTACACCAGCGCCGAAGACCCCTCCGATCCGCACCACACCGATGACGTCCGGATGCGCGTGGTGGGTGACCACATCCGCTCCGCACTGATGCTGATTTCCGACGGCGTGAGCCCCTCCAACGAAGGCCGCGGCTACGTGCTGCGCCGCCTGATCCGCCGTGCCGTACGCGCCATGCGCCTGCTCGGCGTGGAAACGGCCGTGCTGCCCGAACTGCTGCCCGTTTCCCGGGACGCCATGAAGGGCACCTACCCCGAGGTCGAGGCCGACTTCGCCCGGATCAGCCGGATTGCCTACGCCGAGGAAAAAGCGTTCCTGCGCACCATCGCCTCCGGCACCGAGCGCCTGGAAGAAGCCGTCAAGGTCTCCAAGGCCGCCGGTTCCCCGCTGAGCGGCGAAGAAGCCTTCGCCCTGCATGACACCTACGGGTTCCCCATCGACCTCACGCTGGAAATGGCCGAGGAAGCGGGCCTGAAGGTGGACGAAGCCGGCTTCCGGTCGCTGATGTCCGAGCAGCGCAAGCGCGCCCAGGCAGATGCCCGCGGGAAGAAGCACGGACACGCCGACATGTCCGTCTTCAACGAACTGCTGGCCGCCGGGCAGACGGAGTTCACCGGCTACGACGAGCTGAAGTCCGAATCCAAGGTCCGCGGCATCATTTCCGGAGATTCCCGGGTGGAATACGCCGGACAGGGCTCGGAGATTTCCCTGGTCCTGGACTCCACGCCGTTCTACGCCGAAGCCGGCGGCCAGGCCGCCGACACCGGCCTCATCACCGGTGACGGCTTTGTCCTCGAGGTGCAGGACGTCCAGCGCCCGGTCAAGGGGCTGAGCGTGCACAAGGCCATTGTCCGCGAAGGCGAGATCGCTGCCGGCGCCACCGTGCTGGCCGCCGTCGACGCCCAGCGCCGCCACGAAGCCGAGCAGGCGCACTCCGGCACGCACATTGTGCACGCCGCCCTGCACCAGATCCTCGGCCCGGAAGCCCTCCAGCGCGGTTCCTTCAACAAGGCCGGCTACCTCCGCTTCGACTTCTCCTGGGGCGAAGGCCTGTCCGACGCCGCGAAGTCGGAAATCGAAGAGGTCTCCAACCTGGCAATCCGCAGCAACTACCAGGTCGAAACCAAGATCATGTCCCTGTCCGAGGCGAAGGCCCTGGGCGCCACCGCACTGTTCGGCGAAGCCTACGGCGACACCGTGCGCGTGGTGGAAATGAACGGCGACTGGTCCCGTGAACTCTGCGGCGGCACGCACGTGGCCTCGACCTCCCGCATCGGCAGCCTGACGCTGCTGGGCGAGCAGTCCGTAGGGTCCGGCAACCGCCGTGTCGAAGCCTTCGTGGGCATGGACGCATTCCGCCACCTCGCTGCCGAACGGGCACTGGTGAACGAACTCTCCGAGATGCTCAAGGTCCCGTCGGCGCAGCTGCCGGACCGCCTTGCCGCCACGCTGGCAAAGCTGAAGTCCACCGAGAAGGAACTGGACCGGCTGCGCCGCGAGCAGCTGGCGGCCTCGGCTGCCGCCCTCGTCGGCACCGCAGTGGACGTCGACGGCGTCCGGCTGCTGGCCCACAACGCCGGCGAGGTCGGGGGAGCGGATGATCTGCGTACCCTGGCACTCGACCTGCGCTCCCGCCTGGGCAGCGACGCCGCAGCTGTGGCCGTGGCCGGTGTCTCGAACAACCGCCCGGTAGTGATTGTTGCCACCAATGAAGGCGCCCGCAGTGCAGGCGTCAAGGCCGGGGCACTGGTCAAGGTTGCCGCCGGTGTGCTCGGCGGCGGCGGAGGCGGCAAGGACGACGTCGCCCAGGGCGGCGGCTCCGACGCCGGCAGGATCGCGGATGCGCTCACGGCCATCCGCCAAGCCGTGGCCGGACGGGCCTAA
- a CDS encoding PrsW family intramembrane metalloprotease, with protein sequence MSAPGSFPDQQHPAPPGYGSAPVQTFWSPPAVRRDKGLAATVVLIVLSAVALAWVGMFLLDSLGPPAFIVCGLLALVPLGICVLGIWWVDRWEPEPRSSLVFSFLWGAGVSVAIALLVGPYFTFALLELVPYGSADALGAVVQAPVVEEVAKGLGILLLLVVRRRIFDGPVDGIVFAAAVAAGFAFTENILYFGSALLAAGNDTFYQLGFTFILRGLLSPFAHVLFTACTGIALGLAARRAGNAWILPAFVLGLIPAILGHMLWNGGPAFLFGDFFLFYFLLQVPFFAAAVTGVWLRRRAEQRLTLRRLSEYAAAGWFTPAEVGMLATGAGRRQAMVWARATGTAPAMKEFIRRATRLALTRQQIAAGRDVPANQEYERTLLGEVTGIRSAMLAGQR encoded by the coding sequence ATGAGCGCACCCGGTAGCTTCCCCGACCAGCAGCATCCCGCCCCTCCGGGCTACGGCTCCGCGCCTGTCCAGACCTTCTGGTCCCCTCCGGCGGTACGCCGCGACAAGGGACTGGCGGCGACCGTAGTGCTGATTGTGCTCTCCGCCGTGGCGCTGGCGTGGGTGGGAATGTTCCTGCTGGACAGCCTTGGCCCGCCGGCCTTCATTGTCTGCGGGCTCCTGGCACTGGTGCCCCTGGGCATCTGCGTGCTGGGGATCTGGTGGGTGGACAGGTGGGAGCCCGAACCGCGCAGCAGCCTGGTGTTTTCCTTCCTCTGGGGTGCCGGTGTTTCGGTGGCGATCGCCCTGCTGGTGGGCCCGTACTTCACGTTTGCCTTGCTGGAGCTGGTTCCGTACGGCTCCGCGGACGCGCTGGGCGCCGTGGTCCAGGCTCCCGTGGTGGAGGAAGTCGCCAAGGGGCTGGGTATCCTCCTGCTGCTGGTGGTCCGCCGGCGGATCTTTGACGGTCCGGTGGACGGCATAGTCTTCGCTGCTGCGGTGGCTGCGGGGTTCGCCTTCACGGAGAACATCCTCTATTTCGGCTCCGCCCTGCTGGCCGCGGGGAATGACACCTTCTATCAGCTCGGTTTTACCTTCATCCTCCGCGGGCTGCTCTCCCCCTTCGCCCATGTGCTGTTCACCGCCTGCACCGGAATCGCCCTCGGCCTGGCGGCGCGGCGCGCCGGCAATGCGTGGATCCTGCCGGCCTTCGTGCTTGGCCTGATTCCCGCCATTCTCGGACACATGCTCTGGAACGGCGGCCCTGCGTTCCTGTTCGGGGACTTCTTCCTCTTCTACTTCCTGCTCCAGGTGCCGTTCTTCGCCGCAGCGGTCACCGGAGTGTGGCTGCGGCGCCGTGCGGAGCAGCGCCTGACCCTGCGCCGGCTGTCGGAATACGCCGCGGCGGGCTGGTTCACCCCTGCCGAAGTGGGGATGCTGGCCACCGGCGCCGGCCGCCGTCAGGCAATGGTCTGGGCGCGGGCCACCGGAACGGCACCGGCCATGAAGGAGTTCATCCGGCGTGCCACCCGACTGGCGCTGACCCGGCAGCAGATAGCCGCCGGCCGGGACGTGCCTGCCAACCAGGAATACGAGCGGACCCTGCTCGGCGAAGTCACCGGAATCCGGTCCGCCATGCTGGCCGGGCAGCGGTAA
- a CDS encoding shikimate kinase, whose product MSSRSGLPRSRSWSSDRHLVLMGFMAAGKSVVGRGFAARQGMPFLDTDEAVVARYGPIAGIFSAYGEHYFREVEARTVAAALEARVPTVISLGGGAVLDSGTQQLLGRATVVFLDTDLATVLPRITRAGHRPLLAPDPVRRWQELADIRRPIYESLADITIDTRGLTVPAIIDRLTSVLTKGED is encoded by the coding sequence ATGTCCTCTAGGAGCGGCCTGCCCCGGAGCCGGTCGTGGAGCTCTGACCGGCACCTGGTCCTGATGGGCTTCATGGCGGCGGGGAAGTCCGTCGTCGGACGCGGGTTCGCTGCCCGCCAGGGGATGCCCTTCCTGGACACGGACGAGGCCGTCGTGGCCCGGTACGGGCCCATTGCCGGCATTTTCAGCGCCTACGGCGAGCACTATTTCCGGGAAGTCGAAGCGCGGACCGTCGCCGCGGCGCTTGAGGCCCGCGTGCCCACCGTGATTTCACTGGGCGGGGGAGCGGTACTGGATTCGGGGACCCAGCAGCTCCTCGGCCGCGCCACGGTAGTGTTTCTGGATACGGACCTTGCCACCGTGCTTCCCCGCATCACCCGCGCAGGCCACCGCCCGCTGCTGGCACCGGACCCGGTCCGGCGCTGGCAGGAGCTGGCGGACATCCGCCGCCCCATATACGAATCCCTGGCCGACATCACCATAGACACCAGGGGACTTACCGTTCCGGCCATCATTGACCGGCTGACTTCCGTCCTCACTAAAGGAGAAGACTAG
- the ruvX gene encoding Holliday junction resolvase RuvX, with amino-acid sequence MRSRPSAKPWPDGPNLATLRGVKLGVDVGLVRVGLAASDPDGVLAMPVKTLKRDAKKNSDIRVVVREAAEREAVEVFVGLPRSLSGGETASTRMAREYAQTLARALADAGQDQQVRLVDERLTTVSAHRSLHEAGMNSRNHRTVVDQAAAVAILQQSIDTQRSLNRDVGELVTPSRPRRPGGGVPAPTEEFDISQDIEREGGITP; translated from the coding sequence ATGCGCTCACGGCCATCCGCCAAGCCGTGGCCGGACGGGCCTAACTTGGCAACTCTCCGCGGGGTGAAGCTGGGTGTCGACGTCGGCCTCGTAAGGGTCGGCCTCGCAGCCAGCGACCCCGACGGCGTCCTGGCCATGCCGGTGAAGACGCTGAAGCGGGACGCTAAGAAAAACAGCGACATCCGCGTGGTGGTCCGCGAAGCTGCAGAGCGGGAGGCCGTTGAAGTGTTCGTCGGCCTCCCGCGGAGCCTGAGCGGCGGTGAAACCGCGTCCACCCGGATGGCGCGCGAGTACGCGCAGACGCTGGCCCGGGCCCTGGCCGATGCCGGGCAGGACCAGCAGGTGCGGCTCGTGGATGAACGGCTGACTACTGTGTCCGCGCACCGATCACTGCATGAAGCTGGAATGAACAGCCGGAATCACCGTACAGTAGTGGATCAAGCGGCCGCTGTCGCCATTTTGCAGCAGTCTATTGACACACAGCGGTCCCTGAACCGGGACGTAGGGGAGCTGGTTACACCTAGCCGGCCGCGCCGCCCAGGCGGCGGAGTGCCGGCCCCGACCGAGGAGTTCGACATTTCGCAGGACATCGAGCGCGAAGGCGGTATCACGCCGTGA
- the aroC gene encoding chorismate synthase, with amino-acid sequence MLRWLTAGESHGPALVGIIEGVPAGVEVDSTAVSAALARRRLGYGRGARMKFEQDAVRILGGVRHGLTQGGPVAIEIGNTEWPKWEQVMAADPVDPAVLADSARNAPLTRPRPGHADFTGMQKYGFDEARPVLERASARETATRVALGAVASAFLRQLGIELVSHTVGIAGVMAPEGSALPLPADVDALDADPMRCFDAGVSAAMVAEVDAAHKEGETLGGVVEVLAYGLPPGLGSYVHWDRRLDARIAGALMGIQAIKGVEVGDGFLTATRRGSAAHDEILQDADGRVVRSGNRAGGIEGGMSIGELLRVRAAMKPIATVPRALRTVDVSTSEPARAHHQRSDVCAVPAAGVVAEAMVALVLAEAVIEKFGGDSVPETARNLHAYLAAIPQSLESAGTDVL; translated from the coding sequence ATGTTGCGTTGGTTGACCGCCGGTGAGTCCCACGGCCCTGCCCTTGTCGGAATTATTGAAGGCGTCCCTGCCGGAGTGGAAGTGGACAGCACCGCCGTCTCCGCCGCCCTGGCCCGCCGGCGGCTCGGCTACGGCCGCGGCGCACGGATGAAGTTCGAGCAGGACGCGGTGCGCATCCTCGGCGGTGTCCGCCACGGCCTCACCCAGGGCGGCCCCGTCGCCATTGAAATCGGCAACACCGAGTGGCCCAAATGGGAACAGGTCATGGCTGCCGATCCCGTGGACCCGGCGGTCCTGGCCGATTCCGCCCGCAACGCCCCGCTCACCCGTCCCCGTCCGGGGCACGCCGACTTCACCGGCATGCAGAAATACGGCTTTGACGAGGCCCGGCCCGTCCTCGAACGCGCCAGCGCCCGCGAGACAGCCACCCGCGTGGCCCTCGGCGCGGTGGCTTCGGCCTTCCTTCGGCAGCTCGGCATTGAACTGGTCAGCCACACGGTGGGGATCGCCGGCGTCATGGCACCCGAGGGATCCGCACTGCCGCTGCCCGCCGACGTCGACGCCCTCGACGCCGATCCGATGCGCTGCTTCGACGCCGGCGTCTCCGCGGCCATGGTTGCCGAAGTCGATGCCGCCCACAAGGAGGGCGAGACGCTCGGGGGAGTGGTGGAGGTGCTGGCCTACGGGCTGCCGCCCGGACTGGGCAGCTACGTGCACTGGGACCGCCGGCTGGACGCCCGGATCGCCGGTGCCCTGATGGGCATCCAGGCCATCAAGGGAGTGGAGGTGGGTGACGGTTTCCTCACAGCCACCCGCCGCGGTTCCGCCGCGCATGACGAAATCCTGCAGGACGCCGACGGCCGGGTGGTCCGCTCCGGCAACCGCGCCGGAGGGATCGAAGGCGGCATGAGCATCGGCGAACTGCTGCGGGTGCGGGCCGCCATGAAGCCCATTGCCACCGTGCCGCGGGCGCTGCGCACCGTGGACGTGAGTACGTCCGAGCCGGCGCGTGCCCACCACCAGCGCTCGGACGTCTGCGCGGTCCCCGCTGCAGGAGTGGTGGCTGAAGCCATGGTGGCGCTGGTCCTGGCCGAAGCCGTGATTGAGAAGTTCGGCGGTGATTCCGTGCCCGAGACGGCACGCAACCTGCACGCCTACCTGGCCGCCATCCCGCAGTCGCTGGAATCCGCCGGTACCGATGTCCTCTAG